Proteins from a genomic interval of Chionomys nivalis chromosome 7, mChiNiv1.1, whole genome shotgun sequence:
- the LOC130878251 gene encoding reprimo-like protein, which yields MNASFLNHSGLEEAGGDARASLGNHSHGLGTWLDCCSGGAPLTASDGVPAGLAPDERSLWVSRVAQIAVLCVLSLTVVFGVFFLGCNLLIKSESMINFLMQERRPSKDVGAAILGLY from the coding sequence ATGAACGCGAGCTTCCTGAATCACAGCGGCctggaagaggcaggtggtgacGCCCGGGCCTCTCTGGGGAACCATAGCCACGGGCTGGGCACGTGGCTAGACTGCTGCTCCGGGGGCGCACCGCTGACCGCCAGCGACGGGGTCCCCGCGGGGCTGGCGCCCGACGAACGCAGCCTGTGGGTGTCGCGCGTGGCGCAGATCGCCGTACTCTGCGTGTTGTCGCTCACCGTGGTCTTCGGCGTTTTCTTCCTGGGCTGCAACCTGCTCATCAAGTCCGAGAGCATGATCAACTTTCTGATGCAGGAGCGCAGGCCCTCCAAGGACGTGGGCGCCGCCATCCTGGGACTGTACTGA